The DNA segment CCGCCGGAGGCTTTTGCCCAGCCGAGGGGAAAACCGCCGACCGTCACGACGGTCCAACCAGCCTCGCCGCCGGCGAAGAGGCTTTCGCCGCGCAGGTAGCGGAGGGCCTCATCGCCGTCAGGGTCCAGTTCGATGCTGCGGCGCCACTGGCCAGGCGACAGGGCCAGGGCGAGCGCATGGGACGGCTCGAAACGCCCCGGCTTGACCGTCCCCAGATGCCACCCGGCCCGGGCCACCTTGATGCCGTCGAGGCCGGGCAATCCTTCCACCTGGGCGTAGAGGGCGTCGCCGAACAAGGCCAGCGGGCCCTCGGGGATGACGCGCAGGTCAGCGGCGCAAAAGCGTTCGAAAAGGGCGCGCGCTTCTTTGGGCACGACGGTTTTGTCGTCGCCGCGACCATCGCCTCGCCGCCCCTGCGCTTTTGCAAAATGGCGCCTTCCGGAAGACGCCTCCCGTTGCCCCTCCCCCTCCCGCTCGCCGACTTTGCGCAGGCGGGCGATGAAATGACCCTCTCCCCGCAGCCGGTGGGGCCAGAGGCGGGCCGTTTTATCCAGATATCCCGGTGAAAAGTGCTGCGTCGCTGGGAAGGTTTCCTGTGCAAAGTCCGGGTGTTCGCCCAAAAAGGCCTCGATCTGCCGCTCATTCTCCTCGATCGCGAAGGTGCAGGTGGAATAAACGATCACGCCGCCCGGCCGGAGCATCTGCGCCGCCAGCGGCAGGATTTCCCCTTGGATGGCGGCGCAGCGGCTCACCTTTTCTGGGGACCAATCGTCGATCGCCTCGGGTAGCTTGCGAAACATCCCCTCGCCCGAGCAGGGCGCGTCGACGACAATCCGGTCAAAGAAGGCGGGGAACCGTCCCGCCAGCCGGTCGGGGCTCTCCTGGGTGACGAGGATGTTTCGGGCGCCCCAGCGTTCCAGGTTCTCTGACAGGGCTTTCACCCGTTTCGGGTGGATCTCGTTGGCCACCAGAAGCCCCTGCCCCTTCAGCCGCCCGGCGATCTGGGTGGCCTTGCCGCCCGGCGCGGCGCAG comes from the Heliomicrobium gestii genome and includes:
- a CDS encoding RsmB/NOP family class I SAM-dependent RNA methyltransferase, translating into MISLPPLFIDRMAALLPAQEKNAFFASYQRGPAQGLRFNPLKLGREDFLAAMPFRLEPVAWCAGGFYVDGEERPGKHPFHAAGLYYIQEPSAMAVVEALAPQPGERVLDLCAAPGGKATQIAGRLKGQGLLVANEIHPKRVKALSENLERWGARNILVTQESPDRLAGRFPAFFDRIVVDAPCSGEGMFRKLPEAIDDWSPEKVSRCAAIQGEILPLAAQMLRPGGVIVYSTCTFAIEENERQIEAFLGEHPDFAQETFPATQHFSPGYLDKTARLWPHRLRGEGHFIARLRKVGEREGEGQREASSGRRHFAKAQGRRGDGRGDDKTVVPKEARALFERFCAADLRVIPEGPLALFGDALYAQVEGLPGLDGIKVARAGWHLGTVKPGRFEPSHALALALSPGQWRRSIELDPDGDEALRYLRGESLFAGGEAGWTVVTVGGFPLGWAKASGGQLKNHYPKGLRWLG